Within Aspergillus oryzae RIB40 DNA, chromosome 2, the genomic segment ATGCAACTGTTAGGAAATAAGATTCGATCGGTTGAATATTGGTCGGAAGATGTGCTCTCTAGTATTCAACGCCTATTATCTGTCAGAAGATACCTGGGTCTCCACCTGTATCTTCGTAGGCTCTTTACTAATTACTACACAACAAAACTATCGCGAGATGCTCATCATGTAATTCCTTCATGCGTAATTCAGTGTAATAAATAATAAGGCTCTGTCAAATATAGGTTCACTTCCTAACTCACGAGTCCACCTCCATTAGGTTAGGGTCACCGGAGACCTCTTCCACAGTAACATATTTCCTCATATCCTCCTTGCTGATAACCTTCTGGTTCAAATAGGCCGTCGTGCCTCTGGGGAAGCGGTAATTGCGTTCCTTCTCACCACGCTCATTGGGCTTGATGTAGTTGCGCAGGAGTTGCGTGGGTTTGTCCTTCTCGATGACACACACGTCGACATTGCTACCCGATCCCAGGTCGTTGAAAATACCAGCCTTGATCGCCTCAGCACAGAGTTCAACCGCTTCCTCGCGGTTCAGGTTTGCCTTCCACGTAGACTCAAAAACGGACATGGCCGCCAACGATCCAGAACCCATAGTCACATACGGAAGCTTATCTGTCGAACCGTGGGCGTGGACTGTGTACAGACCGGTGCCAGTTGGGTCAACACCGGCAACCACCAGATACGCACCAATGTGTCCCTGGTAGCGGAAGAGGTGTTGCTTCAACATGGTCATGCAAGTGATTACTCGAGGGTCCCGGCCGGTCGAGAGGGAGTGCAGCTCGACGTTGGAACTAATCAGGGCGGTGGTGAACTCCGTGTCTGCAGCTGTACCAGCACCAGCACACCAGATCTTGGGCGAAATATAGTGTAATTTCTCGCAATTCTATATATCCCACCAAGTACTATTAGTAAGGCTATTTGTCGCGTAACCGTCGCTACCgcggaagatggaggatatGGTAGGGTTATGGTCGGTTCGTACCTTGTCTGCTACGATGGGTCCGCTAGTAGCTCTGGTATCTGCCGCAATCTGTGATGAGGGTCAGCGTCGACGATTCAACGGTCACAGGAGATAGCTATCAGAATTCCTGTATAACATACCACAACACCATTGTCAAATATACAGCCCACAATAGTGGTACCTGTACTTGTAGCCTTAGGTAGAGGCACTCCCTTGGCGTGGAGAGCCGCGTTGCGGTTGTAGTTGGAGAAGTCAAAGCCGGTCATGGTGTCGGCGTGGAGTTATTATAGATTGGAGGGAGGTACGGCCAAGTAGAATCAAGAGATAAGTACTTCACCCTATCAAGCTATGCGGGACAAGCAGTGGATAAGTAAGGTGACGGGAATGAGAAGGAAACAGCTGCAGCTAGTCGGTTGGTGATGGCGGCGAGGTCGAGCTGGAGTGACGAAGCTCCCGCAGCCTGATCTGGGTGCCTCAGGCACTAGATACTACCGGCCCGTGAGAAGCTCCTGCTGTTTTTGTCCGTCGAGATCGTCCGCAGCCATTGCTTTCAATTGCTTGCTTGCTGTCAACAACAATTCACAGAGCCGTTTGGCTTTTTTTGTTTACAACACTCGGCTCCTGTGTACAGATTTTACTCTGTAGTATacccatcctctccctctttatAATTCTCCCTTCCCTTGAGGGGAGGTATTCAAGATTTTTGCGCGCACTTGGCAGCTTTTTAACCGGAGTCCCCAAGCACTCCAGCGTCGCTCATTTTCATCTTTACCACAGAGCCCCCCTTCTCCCCATGCTCCAAAGAGCAGAGCATCATTAGGCGACCGTCCCCGTTCAATATCTGCCGATTTAGACAAATTAAGAATGGCTTTCAGCTTCGGGGCGTCCAGCCCCGCTGGCGGCAATATTCCAGCGGAACTAGGCCCTGAGCTCCCAGACGTCTCTGCTGAGGTCCGTCGCGCTCTTATGCCCGTCATATGTTCTAGATATCCGCAAACGAACTAACTCTGAATACAGGAAGTCGGTTTCAAAGGTGTCTCAAGCGACAGCAACGTTCGATTACTTCCCACCCCTTGGCCTGACAATGCCCTTCCGGCTCCATCATCCTCACTTCTAGCTGTCGCACCCACAAAAGGCGTCATAGTCGGTGCGGGTCCCGACTCATTAGCAGTTGCCTCCTCCGACGCAGTCAGGAAAGCTATTTCCGCTCCCACCGAAGACAAGGCCAAAACAAAACCCTTTCAACCACAAGCAACGATACCCCTTCCTGCACGTCCCACGCATGTAGCCTTCGCGTCAGGTGATGACGCTCTAATCCTAGCCACAGAGAACAGCTCTCAGCTTCTGGTTTACGAGACTACTAGTTTGACAACGGGCAATGCGCAACCAGCCTTGTCTATCCCAACGAATGGCGCCACTTTTCGATCCCTTGCTCCGAATCCTGCGCCGCCATCGGATGAGGCGCATTCGTCGCTTGTCGCGCTCATCACGACTAATGGCGAGCTCCTGGTTGCCAATCTTAAGGCGGGAAACCTAGTTTCGGGGCCAAATGGCAATGTCTTGAAGACCGGTGTGAGCTCCGTTTGCTGGAGTAACAAGGGGAAGCAACTCGTTGCTGGACTTGCTGATGGAACTGGTTACCAAATGACCCCCGATGGTACTCAGAAAGACTTGATACCACGTCCGTCTGATCTAGAAGGAAACTGCCATGGTAACGCTCAATGCCACATCTCATAGGCTCTCAATTAGCTGACCGAATATAGTGTCGTCTATTGCTTGGTTAGAGAACGACATCTTCTTGATGGTGTATACGCCTAATGATGCCGAGGATGAATCCGGTCAAACGCCTCCATCTTCTTATTACGTTATcacaagaagaaaacaggcaCCGTTTCTGATCCGAAAGCTGCCTGAACTGTGTTTTCCTTTCGGAGTTAAACGCGCCCCGGCATACCAGTTCATTGCACGTCTCAGAGACTATAAGCCACACCTGAAGGATGTTTTAATTATTTCTTCTACCGCGTCCGGCGATATTGGCCTTGTGACGAGGTCGGAGCAACCATTGGCAAGTGGTGATACAGCCAAGGCCACCATAGATTTGTTCACCACGACTGAACTTAGTGACGACACAAAAAGGGCCTCTCCTCCACTTACGGACTCCGGTGAGGAGACTTCAGTGATTGGTCTGGGAATCGACCTGAGCAGCACAGAAATTGTTGTCTCCCCAATTGCAGGCGAAGATATCTCTGAAAGCTCAACTCCCTTGCCGAACCTCTTGCTTCTCAACAATGAAGGTATCCTCTGCTCATGGTGGTTCATATACTCCGAGTCTATTCGTCAAAAGCTCCCCTATCATGGCTTGGCCTCCGTAGCCCAGCCCCAGCCTCAGCAGCAGGCGCAACCGCAGCCGCCTAAACAGCCTGCGTTTGGACAGTCCGCTTTCGGCAGTTCATCTGCACTGGGGGCATCTTCTCCGTTTGGAAAGCCCTCTGCCGCACCGGCATTTGGCAGTCCTTCGACATTAGGAAGCCGCTCACAACCTACATTTGGGGCACCTTCATTTGGAGCCACGTCTCAGATAGGATCTCAGGCGGGTCCTTCCTTCGGCACTCCGAGTGCAATAAACCGTGGGTCAGCCCAATTTGGTAAATCCAGTTTCGGATCTATGGGCACATCGGCCTTTGGACAACCATCGACACCTGGGAAGGGATTTAGTTCCTTCTCACTCGGAACTCCGGGTGCTACTTCTGGAGGTGGCTTCGGTTCATTTGCTAGTTCGGGAGGTTTTGCTGGGCTTGCGGCATCTAAGCCAGCGGGAGAATCGCCCTTCGCGAAGACGACTGGAGAAAGCCCTTTCTCGAAGCCTTCCGGATCATCGGTGTTTGGTAACCAGACTGATACAAGCACAGCTTTTGGTTCtcaaaaaaaagaaccgGCAAAGAACCCGTTCGGTCTTCCCCCGAGTGGGTTCAAATTGGAGTCCTCGTTTAAGGGCGACGGTACTGCTATCAATGATGGCCCCAAACCGGAGAGACCTTCCGGCGGGCTATTTGGATCTTTCGATGAGATGGTTTCTACGCCTACTAAAGCTAGCCCGCCCACAGAGTCCATGGACGACATGGAAGATGAACCAACCGCcgcccagcagcagaaacCGGAAGCCAATCCGCCAGCGCCCTCATTGTTTGGAGCGCCGACCAAACTTAACACACCTGCACCTTCGTCGCTCTTTGGTACTCCCAACCAACCTCAGCAGCCCTTTGGTGCAACTCAGACGAACAAATCTCCCTTTTCGATTCTCGGCAATTCTGATAAGCAAGCATCAACCCCACTGTCTCCACCATCAGACAAAACGCCTATTGCCAGCCCACCCTTAAAAaaggaggagcttgttgatgatcagAAGACTCCTGATGCTTCAGGAGAGCCACCGCTGCCTCCCGACCCAACAAGCAAGGCCTCCTATGGACCTGGTGATACTTCCGCGTCCTCCAACGTTTCTAAGAGCTCCATCGACGACgcacctcttcctcctgacTTCACTACACAATTGAAGCCAGCTCCGCAAGATGACGGAGGAGAGCCGCCGCTACCTCCTGACTTTACTTTGGAATCTAAGAAAGAGGCCCTTGCGGAAGCCGAACCCGAAGAGgcacctcttcctcctgattTTACTGCAGCGAAGCCGTCGCCCACTCCTGCAGAGGTTCCGGGCCCTGTCCCTGATGActcagaagcagaagcagatgAATCCGAGAAGGAATtgagcgatgaggaagacgagtCTGATTTCGCTGATAgtggtgaggatgttgcagATGAAGCCGAGcaacaggaagaagaatctgAGGCAGAAACTCCAGAGATATCACCAGAAAGTTCGTTTGGGGCTGGGTTTTCTGGTAAAACTTCAGCGGGTGGGTTATTCACGGGAGTATCCCAATCTAGCCAGACTTTGAACCAACCGCCACGGCAATTATTTGGGGAAGTTCGGAAACCTTTCTTACCTCCAGCGCCCTCGACAAATCGCGATTTCCCTAGGTCGCCTAGTCCAGTACGAAATGGCGCCCCAAAGAGTTTGTTCAAGCCGCAAGCTCCAGGCAGCACCCTTGCTGCACGTAAAGCTACTCTCGGTGATTTAGCGAAACGTGAAAATCAATTCCGACAGCATTCGGCCCAGGCTATCGAGGAAGCACAAGCCCAACAGAAGCTCCAAGCGCAACGACAACAGGAGGAGACACTGTCGCTTtcagacgatgacgaagacgagaGGCTTCGTGCCGACCTTGCTCGGCCCATAGAACCTGTGCCTACCCTCgatcctttcctccctcaTCAAGACTACACTGGTCAGACGAGTAAGCCAGGCATCCCTGGCCAGATTGAACGACTATACCGTGATATCAATTCTATGGTAGATACGCTAGGCATCAACGCGCGGTCCTTGTCCGCTTTCCTTATGTACCAACAATCATCCAGTAATTCTGATTGGGTCAATGTGTTGCAAGGTGATCACCCAGCGGATCTTCTGGACGAAAAGCTACGTCTTTCTGAAATTGAGCAGCTTGACGATGCCCTTGTCATGCTTGCCGGCGAGCTTGAGAAACAACGAGTCCAAggagtggagaagaagctcgaggACTGTCGAGAACTATTGAGCAAAGATATACTCACACTGCGAGGCCAATGTGCTAGTATTCGGAAGACACTGGATGCCCACACAGACTCCGCTGCAATCGTTTCCGCACCACTGTCGTCAGAGCAAGCAAACCTGCAACAGGACCTTCGGACAGCATCTACCAATATCCAGGCAAGACTAACAGATCTGGAGTCCGCCGTGTCTCTCCTACGGGCGAAGATTGCCGAGGCCCCTCGCTCTGACAGCGCTTCACGCCAGTCTGTTAAACGACCAACTGTCGAAGCAGTCACATCAACCATTTCTACTATGATGAACATGGCtgaaagcaaaagcagcgaTATTGATTTCCTAGAAGtacagctgaagaagctgggtATTGACACGGCTGCGTCGCCAGCAAGCCGTGAGGGGTCGCCATTTGCAACCCCTAAAAAGTCTGTGGGCAGACTCCCTACGACACCAGGCTCGCGGGGCTCTATTGATGGTCCCCTCAGTGCATATCACACACCAGATTCCGCTGCTCGCTTCCGGTCTAGCATCAACGGGTCAGCTCGCGCTAGCCGCCTTCGAAGCGTGGAAGGCGTTGGCGATCTTGCTAGCAAGGAAGAAAGTGCGCAATGGAAGGCAAAGGTGCAACGCAGGCAACATATTGTTGGaaacctgaagaaggcaatTAGTGAGAAGAAGTCGAAGGTTAGGAGTGTTGATGACCTGTAGAAGTGCATGTTTGAATTCTGCTTTGTCTCCGATTCATGATATGAACAATCCTAAAAAGAGCGGGACATGGGCGTGGGGAGCAATTGGCTATTTTCTCTGTACATAGCATTAGTCGCTGTTTGATTGGCATATCGGTCTGGATATTGACCCGCCAGTGATGTTTTCATTAATGATGTGATCTTTATAATAACCCCAGTACTATCACTGTTGAACATCTGATTTTATTAGGGTGGGGAACTGCGGCCTTGATGACTGAGGCGCTGACACTGACATCATCGCCCGCAAGGTGACATGATTTCAAGGcaatttgttttcttgctgtCTTTTACCCCCAAAAGCCCGGGTTTATCTCTACTAGACAGTTCCTCCACGATATAGAGAAACTTTTTGAGCCCGCCAAGTCGAGTTGGTCCGGTCTTAAACTGGAACCCACCATATCATATCGTacaaagctccaacaacccCGCCAATCAAAGTACAACCCAACATGGCTCTCCCAGTCAGCGAATTCATTCATTTCCAGCTCAAGTCCTCAGTAAAACCCGAGGACCCCTCAAacgaagaaggccaagcactactccagctcttccaaaCAGCCAAGCACCAAAGCGGATATAAAAGCTCAGCATGGGGCAGAACAGTAGAGGACGAGAACATCGTAGTATGGGTAGTTAGTAAGTTCCCAccacctctccctctccctctccccaaagttaaaaaaaagaaagaggaaatcctACccaagacaaaaaaaggaaacacgTAACTAAACAGATACCACAGACTGGGCCGACGCGCACGAAGGAATTCAACCACAATTCCTAGCCCCATACATCGAACCCAACACGCAAGTGAGCGTCATCTTCGCGACACTCACACCATCGATCACCGAAACCGAGTCCCTAACCACCAACCCCGTCACGGAGCTGGTCGCGCTCACCGTCCCCAGTTCCCTGACGCCCGACgagcaaaagaagctcaaTGCCGATCTGATTGAGTTCCGGGCTGCGCTGACGGAGAAATTGCCTGAGGGTGGACGGCCCAAGTCGTGGGCTATGGCGCAGGTGGAGAGGCCTGGTACGTTGGAGCATGAGAAGAGTCCGTCTGGACAGGCGGTGTTGCATCTTTTGGCTGTGGGGTGGGAGTCGGTGGATGTGCATAAGGCTGCGAGGGAGACGGAGGAGTTTAAGAGAACGATTGCGCCTATTAGGGAGAAGGTGATTCCGTCTGTGCCGCCTTTGGGGATGAAGCATGTTTCTTTTAGGAAGGTTTGAGGTGGTTGTGAGTTGAATTACGTTAGATTGGTGATAATTGTGTACAACGAATGTTGACGGACAGCGCTTTTCCATAAATTACAACTTGGAAGGCATATACCCGAAACGAATCATTAAAGTCACCATGGACAGACGGCTTTTGAGcaaggcaaaaagaaaggaaaggaagtaaagaaaaaaaggaaatccCATATGCtcctggaagaaagaaaacagatTAAGCAAGCTCGTAGACTCATTCCTCCGCTTAGATACGGTGCTTTTCGCTTTCTGTATTGCTAGTTAGTAATGAGATAGTAGAGAATAATCCGGGAGTCGAGACTAACCAAGTCGGGAGTAAAGCATATACAAAGCCATCTGGTTACACTCTTGGGTACCTGTGATAGTCACCAGACGCTCGTTGCTGTTCTCCTGTGGctcgttgatcttgatcacACTGCCACTAAGGTGACGGATCTCGTTGATCTTAGCACCACCCTTGCCGATAATAGCACCCACCATGTCGTTGGGGATATAGATCTGCTGAGTCAGTGGTTGACCGGGCATAGCTCCGCCAACAGGGGCGACCGGAGTCGGACCACCGCGTGCGGGAGCAGCCTGGGGGGCGCCATAAGGGGCAGGCTGGTGAGGGCCCGCGCCAGCATACGGCTGAGGTGCACCACCATAGTGCATGGCAGGCTGAGCTACAGGGGCGGGAGCGGGCTGTCCGTGAAGATAAGGAACGCCATATGCACCCGCAGCAGCCCGGTTGGGGTGTGGGTGGTGGCGCTTGAAGGTATCAGGGTGACCATATTGACCGCCAGCGGGCTGAGGAACATAAGGGACAACCTGCATACCACCGGGCACAGCTCCAGCAGGCCCGCCACTGCGAGTAGCATAGGCAGACGCTGCCGGCCCGCCAAATCGTTCCGTGAGCTGCTCAACCAGCGTCACAGCAACGTAGTAGGTGGCAATGTGAACTGCATCTGCAACACCCAGAATTACAAGGGACCGCTCAGTGGACAGGGGAAGACAAGCGTCTGAAGCGTTAAGACGAGCACCAGAGGCCTCTTGGATCTCACGAATACGGCCACCACCCTTGCCAATAATGGAGCCAATGAGGATATGGGGGATCAACAAACGCAAGGGGTATGTCTTGGATTGGGCAGTGGAAGGAGCATCAAGGGGTTCATTGTTTAGGGTACGAATGATCAAACCAAAAGCCTAAAGCCCAGTTAGCAAGTCCAGTTAGACTTCAGCTAAGTAGCAAGGATGCATATAACCAACCTTAGCAACAGCGTCCTGTGGACCACTGACAGTCAAGATACGTTCCACTGCCCCACGAGAGTAATCGCTGACAGTGCACTTGGCGCCGGAGAGACGACGGATCTGTGATACATTCTCCCCACCTTTACCAATAACGGTAGCAGCCTCCTGGCTAGAAATTACAGCCCGAATATGGATCCAGCTTGACTCGTCTTGGGGACGATGCTGTTCGGATTGAGAGCCAGTTTCGGCATGGGACGCAGTGGACTGGATAGGCTGGGTTTCAGGGTTAGTGCCCTTCGCATTAGGAGCATCAGGCACAACGGTATCGCCTTGGCCATCGGCACTGGCGCTGGGCACACCTGAGGACTCAGTCTTCACTTCCGCATACGCCTCGGACTCATCGCCCTTTACTACTTTGTCCAAAGCAGGACGCTTGGCCTCCGGTTGATCATTGGGACCTGATGGCGAGGAAGGGTCCTCCAAGGGACGCTTGGTGGATTGCAAAGCGGATGGAGAGGCAGACATATTGCTTCTCAACTGTGCAGTCTTGCTTCACTTACGCAGGAAGTCCAAGTATCAAAAtagccttttctttttcttttctttctgctttaTTTGATCGACTATGTACACCAGGAGTTCCCAATAAGACTTGCTGGTGCTGGCGATCGGGAGAGGGAATCTGGTGCTTGAAATGACTAGGAATGCTGGTGGTAATCGTGCACagtgatggaagaagtgATGTTGAGGAAGGATAGCCGTTGGAAGAGTGAAGATGCTGGGAATCACGGGCCTTGGATTTGAGCAGAAAGCTTCGCGTGTGCAAAGCTATGCtaggaaagagagaagaagagaagagaagatcggATCGGGCACGATAAAACGGAGATGTAGACGGTGATAGTGGTGGTGAGGATTCAGGGTCCGAACGTGAATGGGAGCTGACAGGCTGCAGCGTGGGCAAAGGGAGAATATGAGAGCAAAGTTCAGTTGCTAA encodes:
- the pup1 gene encoding proteasome core particle subunit beta 2 (20S proteasome, regulatory subunit beta type PSMB7/PSMB10/PUP1); protein product: MTGFDFSNYNRNAALHAKGVPLPKATSTGTTIVGCIFDNGVVIAADTRATSGPIVADKNCEKLHYISPKIWCAGAGTAADTEFTTALISSNVELHSLSTGRDPRVITCMTMLKQHLFRYQGHIGAYLVVAGVDPTGTGLYTVHAHGSTDKLPYVTMGSGSLAAMSVFESTWKANLNREEAVELCAEAIKAGIFNDLGSGSNVDVCVIEKDKPTQLLRNYIKPNERGEKERNYRFPRGTTAYLNQKVISKEDMRKYVTVEEVSGDPNLMEVDS
- a CDS encoding FG-nucleoporin NUP159 (predicted protein) — protein: MAFSFGASSPAGGNIPAELGPELPDVSAEEVGFKGVSSDSNVRLLPTPWPDNALPAPSSSLLAVAPTKGVIVGAGPDSLAVASSDAVRKAISAPTEDKAKTKPFQPQATIPLPARPTHVAFASGDDALILATENSSQLLVYETTSLTTGNAQPALSIPTNGATFRSLAPNPAPPSDEAHSSLVALITTNGELLVANLKAGNLVSGPNGNVLKTGVSSVCWSNKGKQLVAGLADGTGYQMTPDGTQKDLIPRPSDLEGNCHGNAQCHIS
- a CDS encoding telomere maintenance protein PBP2 (polyC-binding proteins alphaCP-1 and related KH domain proteins); amino-acid sequence: MSASPSALQSTKRPLEDPSSPSGPNDQPEAKRPALDKVVKGDESEAYAEVKTESSGVPSASADGQGDTVVPDAPNAKGTNPETQPIQSTASHAETGSQSEQHRPQDESSWIHIRAVISSQEAATVIGKGGENVSQIRRLSGAKCTVSDYSRGAVERILTVSGPQDAVAKAFGLIIRTLNNEPLDAPSTAQSKTYPLRLLIPHILIGSIIGKGGGRIREIQEASGARLNASDACLPLSTERSLVILGVADAVHIATYYVAVTLVEQLTERFGGPAASAYATRSGGPAGAVPGGMQVVPYVPQPAGGQYGHPDTFKRHHPHPNRAAAGAYGVPYLHGQPAPAPVAQPAMHYGGAPQPYAGAGPHQPAPYGAPQAAPARGGPTPVAPVGGAMPGQPLTQQIYIPNDMVGAIIGKGGAKINEIRHLSGSVIKINEPQENSNERLVTITGTQECNQMALYMLYSRLGFQQYVACVAPLPSIAHFLPC